The sequence below is a genomic window from Coffea arabica cultivar ET-39 chromosome 8e, Coffea Arabica ET-39 HiFi, whole genome shotgun sequence.
gccttctttctttctttttgttgctGTTCTGCCGTTTAATTCTGCTCTTGTTGGTCAAACTTCAATTCTGGTTTCTATCTTGCAATAAAGTCGTATGTCTAGTCAAGGAGTGATAGTTCAAATCCTGGCATTTGGGGGATAATGTTTGCATAATAAATTCAAAGAAAGGCTCGGCTAGAATGGTATAGAAAATCTAAAGAATTGCTGAAtcttttgcagaaaattcaCTTGTATGTTTTCCCATTTCATTTGTATGAAGTgtgcatgaaaattttcttcatttatggCTCTTGCATACATGATAAGCTTGGTAGAAGTTGGAGTTTGAGTTCTAGTGAGATGTTTGTGTGAATTTGTTGGGTAAAGTTTGCTGAAATTTAAGAGCATGAGCAACGTTGTAGAAAGCTTCAATAGAAATTCGTATTGCAGAGATTTGtctcgtatgcatgcatgaagtaaattctaaaaattgcactttgatccCCAAGTCTCCCCCTGTTCCACTATGACCCGACAAATAgaataatttcttcaattggatcCCTGTGATTTTGCAGTAATGCTACAAAAGCCCACCAATACTCTAAATTCTGGCAATTGGATCATGAAATAGCTGAATTTTAACTTTTGCTTGACTTTCCTTGGCTCTTGGACTTTCAAAATTCCTAAAATGTCTCAATTGACTTTGTTTGATTAGATTAGTGGTTGCATTTGGGTCCTTGGTTCGCGATTGAGTCCTAAGTTTATTACAATTTGAACAGTTGTTTGGCATTCTATCGTTTGGAAATCTTTGAGACTCTTGAGCGTttcatttggacttgaatgacttCATGtgcttgcaattaggtcctaaaacaACGGCAACGTAACTTCCATGACTACCTTAGTTCTACCATGGCTCAATTACTTGAATTATTTGATTAACCTTGCCGTTCTAGAATCTTAATTGCTTTTGTTTGCTTTGACATGATTTTGGGTAAGACGTTTAGCGAGTTTTAGGATACATTTTGAGATTCAATAAGTtttaatagattttttttagcttggatttgtgttctaatcacattttttgcatttgatttttaTGGGTCTCATCTTAAGTCATCAATTTTGGTACTTTATTTTACTCTCTTTCAGAAATTTTCAGTCCCTCTAATTAAGTCCCTCTTGCATTAATTGCTTTGTACATGGTTGGTTTGTCTATGTAAATACTTTAATTGACTCATTTTagtgtttaactttcatttttcatatttatttttttgtttcatgtgattatttgataatttaagtggtaccttgacctttttattattttggagggtaagttagtaatttcactacgttagggcgtcacttcaagggaggtacactctatccttcatttgcatttcatttgaccctacgtgctcctacgtgttatgtgaatatgcatgcctactccgctttccttacctccttgcgtgcatttacttgcttttacttttatttaagttttatggggtatgcgtacacctcttggcttgtaatagatagtgctcgaagagcatttggtccattttcccttcccctttatgcttttatggggtatgtgtacacctcttggcttgtaatagatagggctcgaagagcatttggtccattttcccttcccctttatgcttttatggggtatgtgtacacctcttggcttgtaatagatagggctcggagagcatctggtccacttccccttccccttgcttgtttttgttgctacatgtttaattgctttattaggctcttgcatctagtcgagcatgctaaatgctatgtgctatgtgtttacgagtattttggcatgtctacttgctttcatagccatgaatgaatggaatggatgaatgtacgtttccgctagtccaacgctagtcggaattcatagaatgggctagtccaacgctagacccttagggatttcccctcgttagcacatcatttgcttgttcaccacatatcatgcatttttcttagttttatcacttggcatgctcctcgaaccccctttcccttcattttaggatttttgcatgtcatgatagttatagggttcattttgcttgagtgtccccttctgataagggaaacgagcgagtgtggctactcgatagccttagcacgctagttttaccttctaatcaaagggaaaattgaagtcgacaagttaggagtcattcccatacccgacctgatgcattcccttaggttcattcattctcatttatcactcactcattcttttcaattcacattttcctttccttattgttcattttgatttctacttcacaaaattgcatttaattacacctatatgcacttatcactatatttcatacacttacacacaaacacttggaattttcatacaattgcacacgtgcaccttttcatacacttgcacacaaacacttggatttttaatttctttcatacactttcacacttgcacacttgggtctcatttgcattaatcgacctctatggggttttcctttgttggccgccacaattcatgtggtttgggaccaaaagcctcacgagagacatcgtagaatttaggattgcatttttcttcccgttttgcattcatatagtcatatccaacgtgcgaacatatattgggtagaaaattaggaaaggtaaggttaagtcgcgcaactagccttggctaggtcaaaggggtgccttggattctatccttgccttcccctttgtcaaacgtgacccccgaacctttttctttgacttacgtggactaggagtcgttttaaaaagggttttactactttgtctttaaaaaacactttttgggtgacttggtacaccccaaatctataccaagtggcgactccgttttcatatttaaaaaaccctttttaaatttcatttggccaaatcgtcgctttccaaagtcccatggccttttacttttcattttgcacacgttcacaccacacttcacacaccaCACAATTCAATAcgaatcaaaaagtggggcgcgacagcagTCATATATAAGGATACGGTAATCATATCTCGGCTCCATTCCAGCTTGATCAAtgggtagttgacactccgtcaactttcaagtaataacaagtccaaaataaaactccactacaCGCCAATCCCcatccaccgatcaacccccttttccgggcccgcacgccacacgaaacacgggtggtaatactcgagtatactggattgccgaggagataacactccactcgaccttACTaatgacccagggtttgttatctaatcgaccaggcccttgccggctcgactcgattaactagccacagggtttctggaattccaggcaagacaTATATCAAGTAcatgtagagcaagtcaagtATAATTACTAGCAAGAACaagtcatattagggcaagtgcggtaaagtacactcttgccctatcattcATTTTCATGTAATCATACAAGTCAAGTAAGGAACACATGTATCAAGTACAATcgggtatttggaagcactcaccaaaatatagtgattcaagtattcacgttcaattatactccaggcttggagtccagatctgcgataaaaattcagtttaagaactttgaaacacgagtaggattcgaaacttaaacgttccgttcattaagaatcgatcaattgaaattcatttgaaagacactcgtgaaacacttgctcgcttttcaaatcgtaaggtttttATAGCAtagatacttggaaataacacttgagttgaaagtacaaggaaatacaagtttacattggccattatgtTTTTtgctcaagggtacaagttcggccaagtcctaacgtataaccctcgataaacaaagtagcaaaggttctcgctagttcaagtgataatcacttaacctttactcaagttgtaaatatagttttctagtcctggaatataaattcgggcagcatgccctttgtgtttacctaattttccaaccatttaggcttcattatttttcctcagccaaattccaaagtcacacatatcagaaattcaagtcaaaagccgttccataggctcataatatcataagaataagaatcaaagtaataacaagtgctgaaatacaatctagcaaaagacagattcgacgtgtggttgcggaaataacacatccgaggctacgcttatcggattgaggcacaAGTTATGCCATTTCGAAGCTAGggcacagggctacaatgttcatgaagatgacttagtccagtttctaatgcaacatagtcaaatcctcaaattacagaaccaaaatccaccttgtcggctatttaaccatactgcactggaatggtcatatctcaggctacaaaggtccgattcaggtgttcttagaggcgtttgaaATCTAAGTCAGAATAcaacaactttaatgttttgtaaaaaagctaaatcagtacggatcctagtgaaaaaacgtgataaactggataaactgaccaaacggactgctggggaaaaacttaaaacagtaagggttttttggtcttttcacgacctacgttgctctgattgagctaaaattttgaagGCACCTATacaataccattctctacaactttcatgttttgacctaaggccaaattagcctctaacatagggctacaaaaccggacagaaaggaagaaaaattttccagaaatctggaattttcagttttcaatgaaaccttcctcaatttcttacttctaacactaccaaaaccccttatataaccttaattacaacatatatgcatcatacatcaaattgGCAGCAAGtcctcaaaccctagttcataatatcaaaaggggaaaacctccaaaacatgatagcatccatgattccaccacaaattgagttactaagcttaatttaaacaagattgaaagtaagaATTAGAGAGATCATCTTCCTTACCTTGATTAGTGTCCACCAAGTGTATCCCTAGCTTTCCCTTTCCAAAATCTCACCAATACTTCACTAACTAAACACTCAAAGttgagtttaatcggtttacttcctttgatttctcactttgtggttggattcaagaagaaatgaagaaatcttCCCTTGGTGTTCTTCATTCCACTCTCTCAGCCAAAgggtgcagaaatgaagaggaaagtgctgaattttggagttaaatagaaagtaagaagatattttggtcaaaagtcaataagcttgtttggtaagaaaaatggtggtcaagtggtgcgttcaatcggtagtgcgcgggacccgccggttcgcgccgtttttcttaaaaactcacgtattagggtttttacttcccaatcactaaccttatatcattgctactaatcacatattatttctcacttaaaagtcacttttaatctccaaatttaatccttactctgtaccgaaaattcatccggggaaaaatcgcgaaaactctaattttgctccgatcttgaaaccaaaagtaaaaccctactttctaggtttatttgcacttattgtggaaagattgggtggtagggctttaatacataataatttccaaataaaagggtatttttgagaaaaatataagaaatttgtgagtcctcacactctctcccccttaaaagaatttcgacctcgaaattcataccttttgtCGTGAACAGGTCGGGATATTTCTCTTGCATGTCCTTTTCTagctcccaagttgcttcttccacttcatgatGCTTCCATAGAACCTTTACTAAAGGAATCTGCTTGGTTCTCaggtccttcacctttcgatccagtaTTTGAATAGGTTGTTCTTCATAAGTTAAGGACTCGTCAAGTTCAACATTTTCAGGTGGCAAAATGTGAGTTGGATCcggatggtatttcttaagcaaagaaaCATGGAAAACGTCATGGATCCTAGACAAACTAGCTGGTAGCTCAAGTCGATAAGCCACCTTTTCTATTCGCTGAAGTACATTGAAAGATCCTATATAtcgtggttgcaactttttcccttttcctgctcTGATCTTTCCTTTTAATGGTGTAATCCGAAGAAACACCTTATCCCCtatttcaaactccaagtccttCCTCCTATGATCGGCATAGCTTTTCTGACGGCTTTGGGCTGTTTGAAGCCTCTGGCGGATCATTTTTACTTTCTCATACgcttcctcaacccatggtattgtGGTCGGATCTataatttttctctctcctacttccTCCCAATGGATTGGAGATCGACATCTTCGTCCATACAATGCTTCATAtagagccatttgaatagaggaaTGATAACTACTGTTATACGCGAACTCAACCAAGGTTAAATATTGGCTCCAACTTCCTCTAAAAtccacaatacaggctctcagcatatcctcaagagtttggatagttctctcagattgtccatcagtttgcggATGATATGTTGTACTATAGCTCAACTTAGTCCCTAGAGCCTCTTGTACTTTCTGCCAAAATCGGGATACAAACCTGGGGTCTCTATCCGATACAATACTCACTGGTACCCCGTGTAGTCTTACTACCTCATCCATATAGAGTTTAACAAGTTTCTCCAAAGGATATTTCATGTTCACTGGCAGAAAATGTGCAGTCTTAGTTAATCtgtccactatcacccaaattgcatcatgcCCCTTTTGTGTTCGTGGCAATCTTGAcacaaaatccatcgttatgtgctcccatttccattcagggatctctaaaggctgtaacaAACCTGATGGCTTTTGATGCtcagcttttacttgttggcatgtaagacatttttgcacaaactgggcaatctccgccttcatattttcccaccaatatagacttcTAAGATCTCGGTACATCTTATTATTCCCTGGGtgcaccgtatacctagagcaatatgattcctccaaaatctccctctCCAATTCCTCATCCCTAGGTACCACGACACGATTTCGAAACTTTAAGATTCCATCAGGGCTTAGATTGAAATTAGGTAACTCCcctttttccaccttttctaCCCACTTTTGTACTATTGGGTCCTTTACTTGGCCCTCTTTGATTCGCTCCATCAGTGCCGACTTCacctcaatatttccaaaaatcaccCTCTTCGGTTCCAAACGAGGTTTCCACTCACAGACATCCTTCAACAAGCTCCACTCTCTCACTAAGGAACTTGCTAGTTGAGTTTTCCGgcttaaagcatctgctaccacgttggcctttccaggatggtagttaattgtacaGTCATAATCCTCTAAGAACTCTACCCACTGACGTTGTCTTAGATTtaactccttctgagaaaacagatacttaaggctcttatgaTCCGTATAAACCTCAAAAGTTACACCATAAAGATAATGccgccatttcttcaaagcgaaTACTACAGCTGCAagctccaaatcatgggtcggataattctgTTCATGAGGTTTTAATTTCCGAGACGCataggcaatcacattcctattcTGCATCAACACACACCCTAGCCCTTCTTTTGAAGTATCGGTATAAACCGTATAACTATCACTCCCACTGGGCAAAGCTAAAACTGGAGCCATAGTTAATTGTTTCTTAAGctcttggaaactactttcacacttaacatcccaaatatactttccCTGTTTCTTAGTCAAGTTAGTCAAGGGTCCTGCAATTCTCGAGAAATTTTTTATAAATCTGCGGTAGTACCCTGCTAAGCCTAGAAAACTTCGCACCTCTGTAGGATTTTCTGGCCGCTTCCATTTAGCCATAGCTTCCACTTTCGCCGGGTCTACAGCAAGgccatcttttgaaattatgtgACCTAAACGCCACactttccaaccaaaattcacacttactgaacTTAGCGAACAgttggtgctctcttagggtttgtagtACTATCCGCAAatgttgttcatgctcctccctTGACCTCGAATACACtaagatatcatcaatgaacaccactacaaacctatccaagtaaggtttgaacactcgatgcatcagatccatgaatgccgctggggcattggttaaaccaaaaggcatcactgcgaactcaaaatgcccatatcgagtgttGAATGCCGTTTTTGGCACATCGTCCTTTCTAATTCTCAACTGATAGTACCCTTGTCGCAGATCCAACTTAGAAAACACAACAGCCCCTTGtaactgatcaaacaactcatcgatgtggggcaaaggatatttattcttaatggttacTGCATTCAATCCTCGATAGTCAATGCACAACCTTAAACTCCtgtccttcttcttaacaaatagcacTGGAGCTCCACACGGAGACTCGCTCTcatgaataaaccctcgttctaGCAAGTCCTGCAATTGTACCTTCAACTCCTTaagctcagcaggtgccataCGATAAGGAGTTTTCGAAATAGGAGTGGTTCCGGGTACTAAGTCAatcttaaattcaatctccctTTCGGGCGGCAGAGACTCCAACTCCTCCGGAAATACGTCCGGAAATTCACTGATTACTGGCATGTCTTCCAACTTAGTCTTTTCTCCCGGAGTATTAATTAGAAAAGCTAGGTAACCACGAGCCTCACAactaagcaatttcctagcccttatacccgaaataagtgcagaagaGGCTATCATACCCCTCACATCAAGCTTTAGAGTTGCCTCCCCCGATATACAAAATTCGACCACTTTCATCCTACAATCTACCCGATCATGATAatgagctagccaatccatacctaggataacatcgtaccccttaatggctagacCAATAAGGTCCACTACCAATTTTCGTTCACCAACCCAAATATCACAATTCCTATACACCTCATTCGCCAGCAAGATTTGATTACCCGTAGGTGTTCTTACCTCTAATTCATAAGGTAACttttcaactttcaaatcaattccaagcataaatgcaggattaacaaaagagtgagtagcaccggggtctatcaaaattttggctaaccggtgaaaaacagggatcgtaccATCTACCACCTCCGTTGGTTCAGGCACGGATTGTTGGTCCAGTGAATATACTCTAGCCGGAACCCTCGACCTAGCCCCTCCAGCATTGGTCGGCTTTGGGTTTGACCTGGCAGTCGACTGGGTATCACTGATCAACGGGCAGTTGACTATTTGGTGCTCCGTACTTCCACACCTTAGGCACTTCCGAGCCTTTCTCCAACATTCATCCTCAGTATGGTTCGGTTTTCCACAGTATCCGCATGTTACTCGGGGAGTAGAGGTCTGACCTCCCTGCGGAATTCCTCTACCTTGTCCTCTACCACTTTGGCCTCCCCTCTGGGCGCCTCCTCTCTGAGTACCTCCTCTCGGAGCACCTCCCCTAGACGCACTCGAAAACCGTCCACCTCCAGCCCCACGACTAGACTTGGCAGGTGGTGCGTTTTGATCACTCCGCACAGACCCTTGGGCTCTACTAGATCCCCCTTTTCGTTTGGCGTGGAAATTCCTCACGTGTGCCCTAGCAGTTTCTAtcctttgggccttctccaGGACCTCCGTAAATGTATTAATCTGAGCTAccgctaaggcttcttgtaattccacatttagcccttgcacaaacctccgtACTTTCCTTGGTTCCGTAGCAATcagttcaggggcaaattttgaCAATTTCGTAAACTgggtctcatactcagttacactcatcattccctgacggagtttaatgaaatcgtCCTCTCACTTTTCCTGGACAATAGGAGGaagatatttctcgttaaaatctcgtacaaagtttagccaagtccaTGCAGTTCCCCCTCTCTCCCAtttggccctcactacattccaccaggccctagctggcccctcgaACTGGAATACAGCAAATTGAACCTGCCTCTCCTCTGTATAGTTCAGGGCAgtaaaaatatttatcatggcctccagccatttctcagccccatccgggtctggccctcctaagaatttgggtggagagaacttctggaatctctccaaggctctatcctgCCCCAAATCGGGGTCCCTAGGTTGTTTTACAGggccttgaccctgttgttccaccaACCGGGCTAAAATATTAGTCATCTGTTGGATGGCAGTGGCCACCTGATCCCCTCCGGCAGTCTGGGGTTCAGGTTGCTGCTCAACCGCTgcctccctctcctctctcggttctggCACCGGTTCCTGTACTTGTTCACCCTCACGGCCTCGCCTAGAACCGCGTTCTCGATTAGCTTTCTTGGTCCGACTTCTCTTATCTTCCATGTTGAGAGTTAACCAACTAGAAACATATAAACAGGGTAAGGTACGACTCATATATCGCGTTGCCACAAGATAATTAGAGGCAAACAAACACGTAAGAAACAAGCACTTTATTTACATAACAAACAAGTCGTATATACAGGCCAACAAGTCACATAGTCAGAGGCTATCACAGCCaaggaacatagaacaaaagGTTTTTACATCTACCAAGACACGTctaaatcaaaaacaaaaggagaCATGTCGTCCCACTATGTTCCTACTATCCCACAAAAACTCCTCAAACCCTGATCCTAACAAGTGGTTTGGCTAGACGCCGACCCAACTGACTCCGAGGATGCACTCagctcctcctcaggatcctcctcaggAGCACCGGGAACGCCAGGAGCTACAGGCACTTGGCCCTCTCCGGCCAAGTCCTGGAGCACATCGTCCACTAACGCCTCGCACTCGGTCAGAATATGGCCAGTTCGATCTCGTATATCTCCAACTTCTCGCACAAGACGTCCAGAAATCGCCTGGGCCTGTTCGCGAAAAGCATCGGTCCGCTGCTGCTCCTCCAGAACCGAGGCCTCCAACTCTCGGATCCGGGCTCCCTGGTCTCGGAGTGTAGCTCGAAGACGCTCTATCTCTGTATAGCACCTACGATTGGTGCTACCCAATCGTCTCCGCTCGTCATCCACTGCGAGCACCACTCGGTCAGGATAGGAGTAGGTCTTCCAGCAATCGCAGCGTCGGATCTTGCGCGCTGGGGACCACCGCTGCACCGGCCCACCGGGAATATCCTGGTATGTAATCACGCGAGAGACGGGCCCCTCCAGATAGGGCTCGCCAGCAGGAGCGTCAGAAGGTATATCAGTAGGTATGGGCTGAGACGGCCCCGCACCCCCAGAAGCGTCAGCGTCTGCCATCACCTAAGTTTGCAAATAACATTGCAAAAGTAAGTACGCAACACGTAGAAAACAAGGCTAAAGGCTAAGCTCAAGCATAAAACCCTAGCCTATCGTATCAAGCACTCATTCTACCTAGATCAATTcataacctaggctctgataccacctgtgacgaccccacctctccctaaggcgtaccaaagggtttggcggaccgcctgcccagctctcgccaggactcactcactaactCACGCGAATCACGAACATACACATCcaccatgaaccataaataacattcccaattcaagcttataatatATATGGATAGGAATCTGGGTACAAAGTCTCgatatacttaaactagttcaaaacgtatacagtCCAAGTACAAAACaatctattcgaggaatagtgcgagtacaagtcaaaattcaaaaacaaagTCTAAAGTAACTAGTCAACGCTAGCCTTTACACTTCTCACGcttcgctcgtacccctgtaaggaaaacaaactaatagggtgagccaaagctcagtgaagtttcaaatatcaaattggccaacAAAGCAAGGAATAACAtagtaatagtgaaatagcgagcaaacaagtcaaatcagaGAAATAGTACTTCAACTAGCCAAGTAATATCAGGTTTGCAGTCATATATAAGGATACGGTAATCATATGTCGGCTCCATTCCAGCTTGATCAAtgggtagttgacactccgtcaactttcaagtaataacaagtccaaaataaaactccactacaTGCCAATCCCcatccaccgatcaacccccttttccgggcccgcacgccacacgaaacacgggtggtaatactcgagtatactggattgccgaggagata
It includes:
- the LOC140012655 gene encoding uncharacterized protein is translated as MSVTEYETQFTKLSKFAPELIATEPRKVRRFVQGLNVELQEALAVAQINTFTEVLEKAQRIETARAHVRNFHAKRKGGSSRAQGSVRSDQNAPPAKSSRGAGGGRFSSASRGGAPRGGTQRGGAQRGGQSGRGQGRGIPQGGQTSTPRVTCGYCGKPNHTEDECWRKARKCLRCGSTEHQIVNCPLISDTQSTARSNPKPTNAGGARSRVPARVYSLDQQSVPEPTEVVDGMDWLAHYHDRVDCRMKVVEFCISGEATLKLDVRGMIASSALISGIRARKLLSCEARGYLAFLINTPGEKTKLEDMPVISEFPDVFPEELESLPPEREIEFKIDLVPGTTPISKTPYRMAPAELKELKVQLQDLLERGFIHESESPCGAPVLFVKKKDRSLRLCIDYRGLNAGKYIWDVKCESSFQELKKQLTMAPVLALPSGSDSYTVYTDTSKEGLGCVLMQNRNVIAYASRKLKPHEQNYPTHDLELAAVVFALKKWRHYLYGVTFEVYTDHKSLKYLFSQKELNLRQRQWVEFLEDYDLNMKYPLEKLVKLYMDEVVRLHGVPVSIVSDRDPRGSWSQYLTLVEFAYNSSYHSSIQMALYEALYGRRCRSPIHWEEVGERKIIDPTTIPWVEEAYEKVKMIRQRLQTAQSRQKSYADHRRKDLEFEIGDKVFLRITPLKGKIRAGKGKKLQPRYIGSFNVLQRIEKVAYRLELPASLSRIHDVFHVSLLKKYHPDPTHILPPENVELDESLTYEEQPIQILDRKVKDLRTKQIPLVKVLWKHHEVEEATWELEKDMQEKYPDLFTTKEM